Proteins found in one Vagococcus carniphilus genomic segment:
- a CDS encoding PocR ligand-binding domain-containing protein: MDDHSQYIESHQKILDTILSEFTEATGLATILVDTQGNELTAGYGFSPFCQLMRNNEDTRQLCQNCDMFGGRSSLKNNVTTPYICHAGLVDFSYPVTIDNQVIGYILCGQTKIEDKSDFQPIITEKTFWQDDPIFVEAYNNMPSTTPEKIRAGSQLLTIIINYYLSDIMSSHLAVQEPTNIPSQFLKQRHPVKTEEKIPLKHVETISNDTQKITSDRQEIIDALDYINRHLNEVITLDEVSDHVYLSGYYFSKLFKKEVGQNFVDYVNEKKINRSKILLQDSTWSIDSIAHSLGFSQPSYFSKLFKKVTQMSPREYRQMIQEETKRK; encoded by the coding sequence ATGGATGACCATTCACAATATATCGAATCACATCAAAAAATTCTTGATACGATCCTTAGTGAATTCACTGAAGCAACAGGGTTAGCCACTATTTTAGTTGACACACAGGGCAACGAATTAACAGCTGGTTATGGTTTTTCACCCTTTTGCCAATTAATGAGAAATAATGAGGATACTAGACAGCTATGTCAAAATTGTGACATGTTTGGGGGGAGAAGCTCTTTAAAAAACAATGTGACTACTCCATATATTTGCCACGCTGGTTTAGTTGACTTTTCATATCCTGTTACCATTGATAATCAAGTAATTGGCTACATTCTTTGTGGCCAAACAAAAATTGAAGATAAATCTGATTTCCAACCTATTATTACCGAAAAAACATTTTGGCAAGATGATCCTATTTTTGTTGAAGCCTACAACAATATGCCATCTACTACACCAGAAAAAATCCGAGCAGGTAGCCAACTACTCACTATTATTATTAATTATTACTTATCAGATATTATGAGTAGCCACTTAGCTGTTCAGGAACCAACAAACATTCCTAGTCAGTTTTTAAAACAACGTCATCCCGTTAAAACGGAAGAAAAAATTCCGCTTAAACACGTGGAAACTATTTCAAACGACACTCAGAAAATCACGTCTGATAGACAAGAAATTATTGACGCACTGGACTACATCAATCGTCACTTAAACGAAGTTATTACTCTTGACGAAGTTTCTGATCATGTTTACCTATCTGGCTACTACTTTAGTAAACTATTCAAAAAAGAAGTTGGACAAAATTTTGTTGACTATGTTAACGAGAAAAAAATAAATCGTTCTAAAATATTACTTCAAGACTCTACATGGTCAATTGATAGTATCGCTCATAGCCTTGGATTCTCTCAACCAAGTTATTTTAGTAAATTATTTAAGAAAGTTACTCAAATGTCGCCTAGAGAATATCGACAAATGATTCAAGAAGAAACAAAACGTAAATAA
- a CDS encoding BMC domain-containing protein, which translates to MQQEALGLIETKGLIASINAADAMVKAANVKLVGQEKIGQGLITTMIRGDVGAVKAAVDAGVVAAESIGEVISNYVIPRPHTDVESVLPMIKMESISE; encoded by the coding sequence ATGCAACAAGAAGCACTGGGCTTAATTGAAACAAAAGGATTAATTGCATCTATCAATGCAGCAGACGCAATGGTGAAGGCTGCTAATGTTAAACTTGTTGGCCAAGAAAAAATCGGTCAAGGATTAATTACTACTATGATACGTGGAGATGTTGGAGCAGTAAAAGCAGCGGTCGACGCAGGTGTTGTCGCAGCAGAATCAATTGGAGAAGTTATTTCTAATTATGTTATTCCACGTCCACATACAGATGTTGAGTCAGTTTTACCGATGATTAAGATGGAAAGTATCAGTGAATAA
- the pduB gene encoding propanediol utilization microcompartment protein PduB — protein MATNEEEILNRVMEKLMSSSDLAEEGINPKEEKTVDKKQSSLTEFVGTANVGDTIGLVIANVDADLAKVMKLKKNYRSLGIVGARSGAGPQITAADEAVKATNTEIVSVELPRDTKGGGGHGVLIIFGGEDVSDVRRAVEVTLKDTERTFGDVYNNEAGHIELQYSARASYALQEAFGAELGKAYGLIAAAPAAIGVVMADTAVKAANVEVISYASPNNGQKYSNEVTIHIKGDSGAVRQAVIAAREVGKDLLHTLGSEPVNDFPSYI, from the coding sequence ATGGCGACTAATGAGGAAGAAATTTTAAATAGAGTAATGGAAAAATTAATGTCCTCTTCAGATTTAGCAGAAGAAGGTATTAATCCCAAGGAGGAAAAAACAGTGGATAAAAAACAAAGCTCACTAACAGAATTTGTTGGAACAGCAAATGTTGGAGATACAATCGGTCTTGTTATTGCAAACGTTGATGCTGACTTAGCCAAAGTAATGAAATTAAAGAAAAACTATCGTTCCCTTGGAATTGTAGGAGCAAGATCTGGTGCTGGTCCACAAATTACTGCAGCAGACGAAGCTGTTAAAGCAACTAATACAGAAATCGTTAGTGTTGAATTACCAAGAGATACTAAAGGTGGCGGTGGTCACGGTGTGTTAATTATTTTTGGTGGTGAAGACGTATCAGACGTTAGACGTGCTGTTGAAGTGACACTTAAAGATACTGAACGCACTTTTGGTGATGTTTACAATAATGAAGCAGGACATATTGAGTTACAATATTCAGCTCGTGCAAGTTACGCTCTTCAAGAAGCATTTGGAGCAGAACTTGGTAAAGCATACGGACTTATCGCAGCTGCACCAGCAGCAATCGGTGTTGTAATGGCTGATACAGCAGTTAAAGCAGCTAATGTAGAAGTTATTTCTTATGCTTCACCAAACAATGGACAAAAATATTCAAACGAAGTAACGATTCATATTAAAGGTGATTCAGGTGCTGTGAGACAAGCAGTTATTGCGGCAAGAGAAGTTGGGAAAGATTTACTACATACTTTAGGTAGCGAACCAGTAAATGATTTTCCATCATACATTTAG